The genomic segment AGGTTAATAATTAAGAATGGTGGAGCAGTGGTTATGATTGGTGGAATGCCTAAGGGTTCAAGTGAAGTGGCTAGGGCCTTAGCCAGGAGGGTTTTTAGCTTAGCTAATGGTGAATCCTTAACAACAAGCCATGTTGTAAACTCCCTAATAATTTCCATTGAATCTGAATTAGGCTTAATTTAACGTCCATCACTTAATGCGATCCTCCTAAGCATATAGGGTAGTATTCCCCCATGCTTATAGTACTCAACCTCAACTTCATTATCCAACCTGGCAATGGCCTCAACCTCCTTAACCTCACCATTAGGTTTCGTAACCCTGATCTTAAGTCTCTTCCTTGGTTCAAGACCCTCCTCAATACCAATTACATCAACTACCTCATTACCCGTTAACCCAAGGCTCCTCCAACTTACCCCCTCAGGTAATTGTATGGGTAACACACCCATATCCACTAGGTTGCTCCTATGAATCCTCTCAAAGCTCTCAGCAATAACAGCCTTAACACCTAGGAGTAGTGTTGCCTTAGCCGCCCAATCCCTACTACTGCCTGAACCATACTGCTTACCGGCAAATATCACTAAGGGTACACCCTCACTTTGGTATTGGACTGCAGCCTCGTAGACGGTCATGACTTTACCGTCAGGCCAATGAATAGTGTATCCACCATCCTTATTCACCATGAAGTTCTTAAGCTTAATATTACTGAACCCACCCCTAACCATAACTTCATGATTACCCCTCCTAGCCCCATACGTGTTGAATTCCTCAGGCTTCACGCCCCTCTCTATTAGGTACTTGGCCGCTGGGCTATCTAACGGTATTGAACCGGCTGGTGAAATATGGTCAGTGGTTATCTTATCCCCAAGCAACAGCAGTATCCTAGCACCCTTAATGTCCTTAAGCGGCGGTGGTTCTGGGGTAATGTTATCGAAGAAGGGTGGTCTCCTTATGTATGTTGACGAGGGGTCCCATTGGTAAAGTAAACCACTGGGGGCCTTTAAGCCCTCCCATAATTCATCACCCTTATATACATCAGCGTACTTCCTCTTAAATAATTCAGGAACCACGGTGCTTCTTATTATTGAATTAACTTCACTAATACTTGGCCAAATATCCCTCAGGTAAACAGGCTTACCATTTGGGTCGTAGCCCAGTGGTTCATTATCGAAATCCACATCAATCCTACCCGCCAATGCGTACGCAACCACAAGCATTGGTGAGGCTAAGTAAGCTGCCTTAACCAATGGGTGTATTCTACCTTCATAATTCCTATTACCGCTCAGCACAGCCACAGTGTATACATCATTCTCCCTAATCGCCTTAGCCACGGGTTCAGGTAGGGGACCTGTATTACCTATGCATACTGTGCACCCATACCCGGTTACGTGGAAGCCTAAGGCCTCCAGGTAGGGCATTAACCCGGCTGCGGTTAAGTAATCAGTCACAACCCTTGAACCTGGGGCTAGGCTTGTCTTAACCCATGGCTTAGTCCTCAGTCCCTTCTCCACAGCCTTCTTAGCCATTAAGCCAGCGCCAATTAGTACCGTTGGATTACTGGTGTTTGTGCAGCTTGTTATTGCAGCAATGGCAACAGCCCCATCCGTTAAGTTGGCTTTCAAATCCCCTAAATCCACGATGCTACTCCTCTTACCACCCCTACTGTTGGCGTATTCATTAATCAGCTTAGATACAGTTGCCTTAGCTGCCTTGAGGGGTATCTTCTCATCAGGATTCCTTGGACCAGCTATCACCGGCTCCACTTCACTTAAATCAAACTGATAGCTCTCGCTGAAGACTGGTTCATAATCATCAGTGTAGAATAAGCCAACATGCTTAAGGTAATCCTCAACAAGCTTAACGTGAGCCTCATCCCTACCAGTTAACCTTAAGTAGCTTAACGTTAATTCATCCACCGGGAACAAGCCTGTTGTTGCACCGTATTCAGGAGCCATATTGGATACTGTAACTCTATCCCAGGCGGGGAGAGCCTTAATACCTGGGCCATAGTACTCAACTATCTTACCAACCACATTCCTCTTCCTTAGGAATTCAGTAATATTAAGAACTATATCAGTTGCAGTAACCCCCTCCCTTGGTTCACCCACCAGTTTAACCCCAACAACCTGTGGTATCGTTATGTAGTGTGGTTGACCAAGCATAACCGCCTCAGCCTCAATACCACCCACACCCCAACCCAATACACCGATGCCGCTAACCATGGTTGTGTGACTATCCGTGCCTAGCACAGTATCTGGGTAAGCTGAGGCATTGTTTTGATTAACGAAAACCACCTTGGCTAAGTACTCTATGTTAACCTGGTGTATTATACCTTTACCAGGGGGTACTACCTTGAAGTTACTGAATGTTGATTGAGCCCACTTAAGGAAAACGTACCTCTCCCTATTCCTCTCAAACTCAAGCTCCATGTTTAACCTTAATGCATCCGACACACCGAAGTAATCCACTTGAACAGAGTGGTCAATAACCAGGTCCACTGGGACAAGGGGATTGATTACCTTGGGATCCTTACCTAACTTAGCCACTGCATCCCTCATGGCTGCTAAGTCGGCTACAAGTGGGACACCGGTGAAGTCCTGTAGTATCAACCTAGCGGGTATGAAGGGTATTTCCTTAGGGTACTGAGCCTTTGGATCCCACTTAAGTAAGGATTCAATATCCTCCAGCTTAACAACCCTACCATCATAATTCCTAACCACACTCTCTAGGAGTATTCTAATGCTTATAGGTAATTTAGAGACCTTGAACCCGATTTCCTCAAACCTACCTATGTTCCAAATACTTAACTTACCCACTGGTGAACTCCACTGCTCCTTAATGATCCCAAGGTCCTTAACGCTAATGCTCATAGGGCCTCAACCTTAGGGTACTTAAAAAATTACCGATCCTAAGATTAATTCAACGGTAAGCTAGTTTAAAATTATACAGGAAGCTTAACAGTTGATTTAGTGACCTTACTCATTGCTTTCAAGTCCCCAGTATCTTAGGTAATACATATGATTAACCCAGGGTAGTCGGCGTAATGCGCGTCCACTCCACACAGAAGGTAAGGCACATGGATAGTGGGGCGGTCTCGGCATTAGCCACCACGTATATTCTATCATTAATCTCCCTAATTACGCTCAATACATCATTTAACCCACTTAGGATTACTTTAGTGTTTATGCTTGCGTTACTTAATATAATGAGCTTAACGAGAGTTCACTTAAGGTTAATATCGAGGCCAAGGTTCATTGACTACGTATTACTTATGATTAATATACTACCTTACTCTTACTTACTCTATACTGGGTATGATTTAATGTGGATTATACCCTCATTAATATTCCTCTTAATCTTCATTATTGAGGCCATTAGAGGAAAGGGTAGGAGCACGGTGGCTAACATAACTGGTACAGTTCTAATGGCTTCAGTTTACTTACCTTGGTACATAATGATGGGTGGCTTAATTCACCCTACAATCCTCTACATTAGTACTGTTTGGTTAGCCTACCATGCCTTCTCATCAACCTACGTTGAGGGTAAGTTACCGTTTAGGTCAATTAAACCCTGGGTCTCCTCAGTGGTTTGGTCAGCATCACTAGTACCGGTGACTTACCTAGTGGTGAATTACCTTAACCTCAATATTTACTACTTCATACCACTTATTGAACCCACCATAAGGGCTATTCACGCATTATGGGAAAGTAAGCTTAATACTAGTGAGGTTAGGTTAAGGATCAGGAGGATAGGCTGGGGTAGTCTTATTGAGTCAATAATTCTAATGCTACTCCTTCTCCTAATCCCCCTGCTCACTAGGTAGCTTCACCATTGCATCCTTTAATACTACGTTACGAGTTTAGTTGCTCTTAAGATTGGTTAACGTTTAAAATCCAATGTTAATTAAGCTTAAGCATGGATATAGGCATAATTAGGCCGTATGAGGTTGAGTTTAATCAACCTGACATTGAGGACCTTGAACAGGCCATTAGGGAGCTTGGTCATAGGGTTAAGAGGGTTTACGTTAATATGGCCAGTGTTAGGTTAAGTAAAGGTAGTGTGAGTGTTTACCAGGCTATTGGGAGGGGTGTTAGGGAGCCTGTCTTAATTGATGGTGGTGTGCTTAGGCATCTTGGGTTAATTAGGGACTTTGAGCAGTTGCTTCACAGGGTTTGGGTTGTGAGGGCTATTGAAATCATGGGTGTTTACGTGGTTAATAGCGCTATGAATTGGCTAGTGGCCAGTGATAAGTTAGCCGCATTAATGATATTGGCTAAGAATGGCCTACCAGTACCTGAAACTGAGTCAAGTGAGAACATGTTTATGGCATACGACGCAGTGAAGAGGTTTAATGAGGCTGTTGTTAAGGAGTTAAGGGGTTCAATGGGTTATGGGGTGTTTAAGGTTAATGACCCTGATGTGGCAATGAACATATTCAGCCACCTACTTAACTTCAGTAAGCCAATGTATGTTCAAAAATTCCTGGAGAAGAAGGGGAATGGGGACTACAGGGTGGTTGTTGTGGGTGGTCAGGTAATTGGGTCAATATTCAGGAGGGGTATTGGTTGGAAGAGTAATGTTGCCCAAGGCGCGAAGCCTGAGGCCGTTAAGCCAAGTGCTGAATTATCTGAATTAGCCTTGAAAACCTGTGAGGTTTTAGGCCTTGGTTACGCTGGAGTTGATATTGCTGAAACTAATGATGGATACTTCATACTTGAGGTTAACCCATCAATGTCATGGCAGGGCTTTAAGGAGGCCACAGGCATAAATCCGGCGAGGCATATAATTAATCACGTTATTAATAATATTAAGAGGTGAATCATGTTTTAAGAAACTTCACCATCCTGTTCCTAGGGTTAATTCAACTAAGTCATAATCCCAATGAATTCTAAGCATGCTCCATAATGCTAAAGGTGAGATTGAGGGGAAGATTATATGAAAAAGAAAAAAAGAATTTACTTACTATTTTAATTAAGGATCGGGTGATTACTTCTTCTGCTGCTGTCCACCCTCCTTCTTCTCCTCTGTAGTCTTCTTCTTCTTCGCCACCTAAACCACCGGCTATACCTAATCTAGTGCCCTGAGATTTAAAAGTAACCTTTGCTTTTCTTGGTGAAATTAATGTAGCTGAAAACTCTTTTAACCATTAATTTCCTCATTAATTTATTTACCGCGAATGGTTAATTAATGGTGAGTAGTAATGTGGGTTTAAGGTGATTTCTCCATAGGGTTATCAGCAGTAATGACGTGAAAAAGGCTCTAAACCTAAATACAGTCCCCCTACAATTTTACTAAAGTAAAGTTAACATCAGTACAATGGCTCATGAGAATTTAAAAAGCGTATCCTTAATTCAGCATCAATGGGAATAGTGATTAAACTAACGGGTAGAGTATTCAACAGTGAGGAGTTAATCAACAAGTATGCTGACATAATAGCAGAGGAGGCCAATAGGGGTATTGTGGTAGTGGCTGGGGGTGGGGATACGGCTAGGAGGTATATTGAAATAGTTAGGAAGCTAACTGGGCGTGAGGCTGCAGCTGACATGCTTGGAATATGGGCAAGTAGGTTAAACGCAATGCTAATGATGTATACCCTCCTAGCTAAGGGCGTTAACGTATACTTAAGCATACCTGAAACCCTCCAGGAGCTTGGTGAAGCATACTCTTCATCCAAGGTTATTGTAATGGGTGGGCTACAGCCTGGTCAATCAACAACAATGGTGTCTGTACTGGCTGCCGAGTACTTAGGAATAGGCACAGTGGTGAACTGCTCCAACATTGATGCGCTCTACACTGATGATCCATCTAAAAACCCTAACGCAGTAAGGATTGAGAAGGCTAGGTTAAGTGAGGTGGAGGGCATATTGAGTAGGGAGGGTGTTAGGTCATTTGCAGGAACCTATGAACTCATAGATGAGTGGGCGCTGCAGATAATGAGAAGGAGCGGTATATCAATGATTATATTGGATGGTAAGGATCCAGGGAAGTTAATTAAGTACTTAAAATACGGTACCATTGACGGGACATTAATAACACCTTGAATTATGCTTAAAAAACCATCTGGGAAAGGTATTTTAAGCCTCAGCTACTGAAAAGGTGGAGGTGGTTAAGCCTGTCATATGAGGAGGACTTAAGTGAATTCGAGATTGAACAAAAGAAGAAAAACATAGGTAATGACCCTAAGCAGAAGTGGGTAAATAGGATAATAGCCTCCATACAGCGTTACTATAAGAAATGCCCGCATTACGACTTCAAAACAGGTACTTGCCTAATAATGGATAGTGATAATCCCAAGTGCCCAAGGGACGGTAGGTATGAGGGTTGCCCAATACTAGAGGAGTTCCTAGGTAAAAAATACGACTACTATAAGGCTAAAGGTATTAATCCACCATATGATTTCAGGGATTTAGCATTAGCATAGTGACTGAAGCTATATAGGAGGTTCACTTACATGCATCATTCAATGAAACAGTTTTCAGTGAAATCATGAGAAGTAGTAATTAATTAAATTAAAATTCTAAGGAAATTAATACAGGTTAAAACAATGAGTAAGGGAAGGATATTTTTTAACTCAACTAGATTTCCCGAGTCCTCAAGGTAAATAACCTATAATTATTATACGTGCTTAATCCTTAAACGCATTCTTTTTAGATTCACCAAGTGTATTCATGCTTAAAGATAAAGCCTTAAGTACCACTCATATTTAGCTAAATGCTCTGAATTAAAATAAGGTAGATTGCTCATTGCCTCCTGTCCAGTATTAACTCCATGCTCCTGCTTAAGTGGCTAATGAGCGCCCTAGCCTTATTTACGCTCTCATCAACTTCTCTCGCCATGGGCCTAACCTCCTCATTCCAAACCTTAAATACCTTAGGAGGTATACTTCTAGCTAGGTAAGCAGCCCTAATTACTGCGTTAGCCTCAAGCGGCCTAATTTCCCACGGTAACCTAACCTCCTCAGTCTCCTTAACTTGAATGTACCTGGCTTTACCATTCTCTAAGGCTTGCAGATGGTGGGAGAGGAGATGCAGCATTGTACCTAAATCAGCCTTATAATTAACCAGTATTGTTGAATCACCGGCAATGTAAATACCAAGTATGCTTGAGCAGGGACCTGAGTCGAATCTACCGCATTCGTTAATATTATTAATGGTAACGATTAACCTAGGCTTCTCAACATTAAGAGCCTCCGTGATTAACTCAATGATACCCTCCATACTGCTTTCCAAGTCGCCTAGGCTTCTTAGAACACTACTCCTAATCATAGAATCAACTTGGTGAATTAACCCCCTGTAGTCTAACCCCATTAATACAATTATCCGTCCCCTTTTATTAAACCTTAACTCATATTAGTATCAATAATAGGTTAAGTATTGAAGTCTAGGCAATGATTCTAATTCAGTTTATGAGAGGCTAATCTTTTAAGCTCATTTAAGGAAACCTAATTGTTGAAGAAGTGATGTGGCGGTCGGTTACTGAGACTTGATGATAATCGCATGGACTGATTAGGATACTGGTCTATATTACTACCCTATTAGTTTTAGTTAAGCAACGGTATTCTTCACATTTCATTCCCTATTCCTTCCTAATTAAACTTCATCCTTCACTGCAGGAGGTTTCACATTTATTGAATTTACTTAAATTACCCGTAAGAGGATGCTCATTGCATTAATAACATTTTCATCAATTGAGAATACACAGACTAGAAAATTCTCTTACTGTACCCTCATCTCCTTGGGGGTACTTCCTCTACGGTTAAGTATACGTGATTAATGAGGGTTTCATGATGCGCCTAGGGTTTATTTAAATTCTCAAACTCACCTAGGTTCACGTCAGCAACCTTAATTATTTGCCTAGGCTTACATCTGCTGGCCAAATACCTAAGTGTCTTCAAGGCCCCATCCCCAGAGGACACTTCATATAACTCAATTCTAACATCCATATTATTAGCCACAACCTCATTAGCGTTAAGCAGATACTTAGTGTAGTCGACTTGAGGGCACAGTATGGCTATTTGAAAAACCCTACCAGGCCCCTTCCTGGCATTAATAACAGCGGTGTTCAAGACCTTCTTAACCGCCTCCTCACCATTCCTGCATACATCTATGATTACGTAGTCGGTTATGCAGCCTTCATGAGACTGCTGCATGATTAACCTTAATAGGCATTAGTTTTAAGTATTATTATCCAGTGCACTTGATAATAATGCGCCTGTAACATCATCAATCGTCTTATACACCTTACCACCGAGGCAATAAAGCGACTGCGCCACTAGCTTATCAGCGTGATTAAGCACCTTTATTATGTTATCCGCCTCAGGATACTTATCAAGCATTGATGATGCAATTCTCCCACATTCCCTCAACTTAACCCTAACCCCATCAATTGCCTGAGCCTCAGGGGTGGAGGCGACTATCCAACCAACATCACCCCTGTAGGATGAGCATAAGTCACTTATCTTAGTCTCAAGAAGGGTCTCAACTATCTTAACCTTACTTAACCTCTCCTGGGTTCCTTGAACCAGGTAGGCATTCAACTGCATGGATAAAGCCATAACCACTGCAGCTATTGATGCTACCTTTGGTTCATTACTGAAACTAAGCCTAATACCATTAGTTAAGTTAACTAACTCATCAAGACACCCCATTAGCATTATTGCCGGTGAATCCTTCCTAAGCCTTAGGGTTCTTCCAAAAACCGGTATAGTACTGTATCCGCTATCACCAGGGCACGCTACATCACCATTAACCTCCCGGCAATCCGTAAACAGCGGCAACCGTGCCGCAGGCTTAGGATCGCAGTGCTCCCCCTTATTCATCTCAGGCACTTAATTTAAGTTAGCTCAGGCTTTAATAAGCTATTCTTTAAAAACAATTACATACCCATAACTTAAAGTTTAACCCAACTCCCTTTCCTTAGGTGATTCACCATGATTCCCCCAAGGTAGTCATGGGCCTCAGGGAGAGAAACTAAGAATAATTAAAGGCTTCATTAACCGTGCCTAAAGTCTCGTTATTCATGGTTGCGATTAATGAGGGTATTACCTAAGTGAACTAGTAAACGCATCGTAGGCTAATAAGGAATAATCCAATATGGAAACCTACCCCTTTAAGGCAAGGGAAGACAGTTACTAATTGAGGATCTTACTCTTAGCAAGGAAAATAACGCTTCTCATCGCCTTAACTGGGTCTTCCCTTAAAGGTGAAGCCTCGGTTATGTTATAAAGATTTATTAACTTAATATTGAGGTCTTAAAGTTAACTTATGTCTGAATGGGTTAAAAGCCTGGAGGACTTCATTAGGAGTGGTGTTAAGGCTAACCATAGGAGGATGGTGGTTCTAGTTGGGTCAAGTGATGATGCAGTGGCTGAATCAGCAGTGGAGGTTGTTAAACTATTCCTGGACATAACGGGAATGGGTAATGGAATTTACCTGTATCAACCTGAGTACGGTGATGCCAGAAATAGGTTAAGGGTTTTCACGGATAGTATGGGTAACATTAGGTTTAAGCCAATACCCTTCAAGGACACTAAACTACTCCTAGGCCAAACACTGGACTACGCTGTTGTTGATCTCTTCAATGACCTTAAGCCAAACGACATAGGTAGAGTTGGTAGTGTTGTGAGGGGTGGGGGTATTTACGTGCTCTTAATGCCCCCAGTGGATAAGTGGCTTAATTCAATAACTAAGTTTCAGCTTAAACTAATAACACCCCCTCATAAGCCGGAGGAGATTAGACAGTACCTTAAGTCTAGGTTCTGGAGAAGCCTAATTAATGGTGAAGGCGTTTCAATTTACGATACGGATGAATCCAGGTTCATTAAACCCCCTCAACCAATTAATGTACAGGAAGTAAGCCAGACCCAGTTAAGCATACCCAGTGTTAAGGGTAAGGCCATTGAAGTGTATAAGTTGGCTAAAACCCAGGATCAAGTTAACGTAATATCAATGCTTGAGGGTATGGTGAATGAGAAAGGTAAGGTTAATGCAGTCATAATAGCGGATAGGGGTAGGGGTAAGTCTGCGGCCGTGGGGCTTGCTGTATCATTAATTGGACATAGGCTAAGGAGGAGGCGTGGGGTTGCTAGGATAGTGGTCACGGCTGAAAGCCCTGACAACGCCGAGACGTTAATGGAGTTCGCCAAGAGGGGGTTTGAGGAATTAGGTTACGATGTTGAGGTTTCCAGGACTGGGAGTAATATTGTGGGTTTATCGACAAGGGGTATTTACGTGGATTACTATAAGCCTTACCCACTCATGTCGCTGCAGAGACCAATTGACCTAGTGGTGGTTGATGAAGCAGCAATGATGCCGTTACCCATACTCTACGGCATACATAATAGGTTCACTAGGGTAATTTACTCAACCACAATACACGGCTACGAGGGTGCTGGCAGAGGCTTCAGTGTTAGGTTCCTTAAGTACCTAAGGGGTAGAAGGGGTATTAGGGTTCTTGAGTATGAGATGACTGAGCCAATAAGGTACGCTAGGGATGACCCCATTGAGAGATGGCTGTTTAAGACATTCCTACTTGACGCTGAGCCGGCGCACATTGATGAAGATGACTTGAAGCTGGTTAATGAAGGTAAAGTTAAGTATATTGCCCCAAGTATTGAGGAATTCTTCTTTAAGGACGAGGAGGCGTTAAGGCAATTCTTCGGAATATACGTGCAGGCCCATTATAGGAATGAGCCCGACGACCTAGGTATGATGATGGATGCCCCCCACCACATTGTCAGGGCGTTAACGCTGGAGAACGGTAAGATTGTGGTTTCAATGGAGTTAGCCGAGGAGGGTGGCTTAGATGATGAGACTATTAATAATATGGTCCTAGGCTTTAAACCACCAGGCAACATAATACCTGATAGAATGGTTAAGTACTGGAAAATACCTGAATTCGCTAAGCTAAGGGGGTGGAGGATAGTTAGGATAGCCACCCACCCTGAGCTTCAGGACAAGGGGCTTGGCTCCACTGCATTAAGTATGCTTGAGAATGAGGCTAAGGTAAGGGGACTGGATTGGGTTGGCGTTGGCTTTGGGGTTAATGCCCAATTACTCAGGTTCTGGGTTAAGAACGGCTACTTACCAATACACATAAGCCCTGAGAGGAACCCGGTAAGTGGGGAGTATAGTGTACTTATGATTAAGCCAATAAGTGATACCGCTAGGGAAGCTGTTTACTACGCTAATAGGGAGTTTAGGATTAGGTTACTAAGTAGCCTAAGTGGGCCATATGTTGGGCTTGAACCCGACGTAGCCTTAATGCTACTAACCAGCAGTGAACCAGTGGCCCAGTCCCTTGAATTAAACCTAACCAGTGGCCAACTTAATAGGCTTATAGCCTACGCCTGGGGCCCCATGACCTATGAGAACACTGTTGATGCATTAATTGAGTTGTTTAAGGCATACTTCATGAGAATCACAAGAGCAGGCTTCAGGATACCTGAAATCATGGAGAAGGGAATTATAGCTAAGGTTTTTCAGTCAAAAACCTGGAGCGCAGCGGCTAGGGAACTTGGGGTTAAGCCAACAGTCCTCATGCTTGGCTTAAGGGCAGTATCAAGGGTATTGTTGGTTTACTTCTACGGTAACGGCTTCAACATACCCATTTACATGATTCAACCCTCCAAGAGGCAGAAGCAGGCTTACTGAGATTCACTTAAGGATTCATTAATACTTAAGCAAACCCGTGATTAATATTGAAAAGCAGTTAAGTACATTTAAATTAAAGAGGCTAAGGCACCTAGCGGCGGGTTGAGTTAAGTGGAAAGTGTTATGGGTATTATATAAGCCTTAACGGGTTTATTACCCATAAGTTCAAGCACAGTAACCCACTCAACATCCTTAATATCCGGTGGTATTGATTTAAGGATCCTTAAGTAGGCTTCCTTAGCTTCACGTACAATGTTGAGTAATTCCTTGGAATCCAACCCAACGTTAACCATTGATTCAACATCAATGGCATTAATCAACTCACCCTTAGGTGCAGTCTTCTTCAAAATCGACTCCACCTCAGTAAGTTCCTTAATCATGTTCTCAACAAACCTACTGAACTCCCCAATGCTCCTAAATACAATGTAATCAGTACTCACTGGCGTGGAAAATATAGTCTAGTATTTAAAAATCAGTCTTCGCAGTATCCTTAACAAGATTATAACCTCACTGAAAGGGTTGGGTTTTGAGAAGGTGATGTTTTCTCTGTGAATAGGGTTGGTGTAGTTGCTTAGCCTGCTCCTTAATTGAAGGAGTGGGATGAGGTTATGTGAATCAGTCTAAAAACCAGTCGAGAAGTCGGGTTAACAAGGAAAACCCCACCCTTAAGGAGTGAGGCGGCGGCTCACAGGAGTATGCATGAGAAGGTTACTGTTCCTCAACCTGTTTCACATGGCTTACCGCGGTTTCACATGGTGAAACCAAGGTTCTGAAACATGTCCCTTTAAAACACGCCACTGCTTACTTAGCTTATGAAGCCAATAAGCCTAATACTACTGGCTCTAGCCGTGGGAGTGGCAACAGCCTTAGTTGCATCACCGGTGCACTTGACGGTTAACCCAGCTACTGCAACAAACTCCACGGTAACTAACTCAAGTACTACTGAAACACCCTTATTAACCGCAACAAACGCTACAAACACCACAACCAGTATACCTGTACTAGGTAACTCATCAATGGCCCAGAACGCTACCTGTACCGCGGCTATGGTTCACATTGAGCTTAGCCTATTCTTCTACCAGAAGGTTAAGGCTCTGGCTAACGCCACCGGTGAATTAAAACTGGTTAACTATACTTTGAATGAGGCATATAATTTAACTAAGGAGGCTAATGAAACCTTGAGTAAGGGATTATGCTTCACGGCATTGAAGGAGGCCATAGAGGCCATTCACCTGGAGCAGAGGGCTTGGAGTGAATCCATTAGGACTTTCAGCATGGAGAGGCACATTAATTTAACTGAATTTGTTAAGGCTGAGGCTGAGTTAAGGATGCTTAATAGGACACTTACCGTGGCGTATAGGATAGCCAACGAGACCGGTAACTCCACCTTATTGAATGAGATAAAGAGTCTAATTAATCAAACTAAGTTAGCTAATAAACTACTTAGGGAGGGTAATTACACCGGTGCATTGAAAACACTTAGCGGTATTAAGCAGAGTATTGCGCAATTAACCAGGCAGGTTCATGAGGAGGCTAAGAAGTGGGTTGAGGAGTATAAGGCTCTTCACGGTCACGGTAAGGGTAATGGGCATGGTAAGCCAAGTGGAGGCGAAGGTAAGGGTAATGGTAGCGGCAACAGTAACCATGGCCATGGTAAAGGCCACTCCTAAGTTAAACTTCAATATAATTTAATTTCTTAAAACCTTAATTCTTCAATACTCCCTATAAACTATGAATTTAGCCAGTTCCTCCAGCTTCATTGTATGTTCATTCCTAGGCACCTTACTTAGTTCACTAATGGCCTTACTCATGTATTCATTAGCCATCCTAATAGCCTCCTCCCTAGCCTTAGTTGCTGAAATAACCTCCACAGCCTCCTTAACATCGTCTTGAGTCGGCCTCTGCTTGGAAAGCACATTAAGTAGCTTATTAGCCTCCTTACTCTCAAGGA from the Caldivirga maquilingensis IC-167 genome contains:
- the acnA gene encoding aconitate hydratase AcnA, with product MSISVKDLGIIKEQWSSPVGKLSIWNIGRFEEIGFKVSKLPISIRILLESVVRNYDGRVVKLEDIESLLKWDPKAQYPKEIPFIPARLILQDFTGVPLVADLAAMRDAVAKLGKDPKVINPLVPVDLVIDHSVQVDYFGVSDALRLNMELEFERNRERYVFLKWAQSTFSNFKVVPPGKGIIHQVNIEYLAKVVFVNQNNASAYPDTVLGTDSHTTMVSGIGVLGWGVGGIEAEAVMLGQPHYITIPQVVGVKLVGEPREGVTATDIVLNITEFLRKRNVVGKIVEYYGPGIKALPAWDRVTVSNMAPEYGATTGLFPVDELTLSYLRLTGRDEAHVKLVEDYLKHVGLFYTDDYEPVFSESYQFDLSEVEPVIAGPRNPDEKIPLKAAKATVSKLINEYANSRGGKRSSIVDLGDLKANLTDGAVAIAAITSCTNTSNPTVLIGAGLMAKKAVEKGLRTKPWVKTSLAPGSRVVTDYLTAAGLMPYLEALGFHVTGYGCTVCIGNTGPLPEPVAKAIRENDVYTVAVLSGNRNYEGRIHPLVKAAYLASPMLVVAYALAGRIDVDFDNEPLGYDPNGKPVYLRDIWPSISEVNSIIRSTVVPELFKRKYADVYKGDELWEGLKAPSGLLYQWDPSSTYIRRPPFFDNITPEPPPLKDIKGARILLLLGDKITTDHISPAGSIPLDSPAAKYLIERGVKPEEFNTYGARRGNHEVMVRGGFSNIKLKNFMVNKDGGYTIHWPDGKVMTVYEAAVQYQSEGVPLVIFAGKQYGSGSSRDWAAKATLLLGVKAVIAESFERIHRSNLVDMGVLPIQLPEGVSWRSLGLTGNEVVDVIGIEEGLEPRKRLKIRVTKPNGEVKEVEAIARLDNEVEVEYYKHGGILPYMLRRIALSDGR
- the pyrH gene encoding UMP kinase is translated as MGIVIKLTGRVFNSEELINKYADIIAEEANRGIVVVAGGGDTARRYIEIVRKLTGREAAADMLGIWASRLNAMLMMYTLLAKGVNVYLSIPETLQELGEAYSSSKVIVMGGLQPGQSTTMVSVLAAEYLGIGTVVNCSNIDALYTDDPSKNPNAVRIEKARLSEVEGILSREGVRSFAGTYELIDEWALQIMRRSGISMIILDGKDPGKLIKYLKYGTIDGTLITP
- a CDS encoding ATP-grasp domain-containing protein, with the protein product MDIGIIRPYEVEFNQPDIEDLEQAIRELGHRVKRVYVNMASVRLSKGSVSVYQAIGRGVREPVLIDGGVLRHLGLIRDFEQLLHRVWVVRAIEIMGVYVVNSAMNWLVASDKLAALMILAKNGLPVPETESSENMFMAYDAVKRFNEAVVKELRGSMGYGVFKVNDPDVAMNIFSHLLNFSKPMYVQKFLEKKGNGDYRVVVVGGQVIGSIFRRGIGWKSNVAQGAKPEAVKPSAELSELALKTCEVLGLGYAGVDIAETNDGYFILEVNPSMSWQGFKEATGINPARHIINHVINNIKR
- a CDS encoding tRNA(Met) cytidine acetyltransferase TmcA gives rise to the protein MSEWVKSLEDFIRSGVKANHRRMVVLVGSSDDAVAESAVEVVKLFLDITGMGNGIYLYQPEYGDARNRLRVFTDSMGNIRFKPIPFKDTKLLLGQTLDYAVVDLFNDLKPNDIGRVGSVVRGGGIYVLLMPPVDKWLNSITKFQLKLITPPHKPEEIRQYLKSRFWRSLINGEGVSIYDTDESRFIKPPQPINVQEVSQTQLSIPSVKGKAIEVYKLAKTQDQVNVISMLEGMVNEKGKVNAVIIADRGRGKSAAVGLAVSLIGHRLRRRRGVARIVVTAESPDNAETLMEFAKRGFEELGYDVEVSRTGSNIVGLSTRGIYVDYYKPYPLMSLQRPIDLVVVDEAAMMPLPILYGIHNRFTRVIYSTTIHGYEGAGRGFSVRFLKYLRGRRGIRVLEYEMTEPIRYARDDPIERWLFKTFLLDAEPAHIDEDDLKLVNEGKVKYIAPSIEEFFFKDEEALRQFFGIYVQAHYRNEPDDLGMMMDAPHHIVRALTLENGKIVVSMELAEEGGLDDETINNMVLGFKPPGNIIPDRMVKYWKIPEFAKLRGWRIVRIATHPELQDKGLGSTALSMLENEAKVRGLDWVGVGFGVNAQLLRFWVKNGYLPIHISPERNPVSGEYSVLMIKPISDTAREAVYYANREFRIRLLSSLSGPYVGLEPDVALMLLTSSEPVAQSLELNLTSGQLNRLIAYAWGPMTYENTVDALIELFKAYFMRITRAGFRIPEIMEKGIIAKVFQSKTWSAAARELGVKPTVLMLGLRAVSRVLLVYFYGNGFNIPIYMIQPSKRQKQAY